In Glycine max cultivar Williams 82 chromosome 7, Glycine_max_v4.0, whole genome shotgun sequence, a single window of DNA contains:
- the LOC121175202 gene encoding uncharacterized mitochondrial protein AtMg00810-like, with product MLCLYVDDHLVTGDSKQEIDMFKKEMMDEFEISDIGIITYFLGIKLSTGEDTNLVDSTLYRQLIGSLRYLCNSRSDITYEVGLVSRFMKKPCKDHLLAAKRILRYVKGTLEYGILFLAAK from the coding sequence ATGCTATGCTTGTATGTGGATGATCATCTTGTCACTGGAGATAGCAAACAGGAGATTGACATGTTTAAGAAGGAAATGATGGATGAGTTTGAAATTTCTGATATAGGCATAATAACTTATTTCCTAGGAATAAAGCTGTCTACTGGTGAAGACACAAATTTGGTTGATTCAACACTATATAGGCAACTCATTGGCTCATTAAGATATCTGTGTAATTCTAGGTCAGATATTACCTATGAAGTTGGCTTGGTTAGTAGATTCATGAAGAAACCTTGCAAGGATCATCTACTTGCAGCTAAGAGAATTCTTAGATATGTGAAGGGCACACTAGAATATGGAATTTTGTTTCTTGcagcaaaataa